The window GCTGGATCCGACCAAGCTGATCCCGGAAGAACTGGTGCCGGTACAGCGCGTGGGCAAAATGGTGCTCAACCGCAACCCGGATAACTTTTTCGCGGAAAACGAGCAGGCCGCTTTCCACCCCGGTCACATCGTGCCGGGCATTGATTTCACCAATGACCCGCTGCTGCAGGGACGTCTGTTCTCTTATACCGATACGCAGATTAGTCGTCTGGGCGGCCCCAACTTCCACGAAATTCCAATCAACCGTCCGACCTGCCCGTATCACAACTTCCAGCGTGACGGTATGCATCGGATGGACATCGACACCAATCCGGCAAACTACGAGCCTAACTCGATTAACGACAACTGGCCGCGCGAGACGCCGCCTGCGCCGAAGCGCGGCGGATTTGAAACGTACCAGGAACGCGTTGACGGCAACAAGATCCGCGAGCGTAGCCCGTCGTTTGGCGAATACTATGCACATCCGCGCCTGTTCTGGCTTAGCCAGACGCCGGTTGAACAGCTGCACATTGTTGACGCCTTCAGCTTTGAGTTAAGTAAAGTGGTTCGCACCTATATCCGCGAGCGGGTGGTCGATCAACTGGCGCATATCGACGTTAATCTTGCCCAGGCGGTAGGTAAGAATCTGGGCATTGAGCTGACGCCGGAGCAGACGCAAATCGCCCCGCCGCCGGACGTCAACGGGCTGAAGAAAGATCCTTCGCTGAGCCTTTACGCCATTCCGGACGGTGATATTAAAGGCCGGGTGGTAGGAATTTTACTTAACGGCAAAGTGAAATCCGCCGATCTGCTGACCATTCTGCAGGCGCTGAAGGCAAAAGGCGTCCATGCAAAACTGCTGTACTCGCGGATGGGCGAAGTGGTAGCCGACGATGGCTCCACCCTGACCATTGCCGCCACTTTTGCCGGGGCCCCCTCCCTTACCGTGGATGCGGTCATTGTGCCGTGCGGTGATATCGCTGATATCGAAAACAGCGGGGATGCCCGTTATTACCTGCTTGAAGCATATAAGCACCTCAAACCGATTGCGCTGGCGGGTGACGCACGGCGCTTTAAGGCGGTGCTCAATGTCGATAGTCAGGGGGAAGAAGGCATTGTCGAAGCCGACAGCGCGGACAGCCATTTTATGGACACGTTGTTTACGCTGATGGCCGGGCATCGCGTCTGGTCGCGGACGGGTAAAGTGCCGCTGGTACCGGCATAAGAGTCAGAAGGTAAAAAAATGCGGCGCACATTGCGCCGCAAACTCAGGAACTACACATTAAGAAAACTGCCCAGACGGTAGCCGCGTTCTGCAATCGCATATTTAAGCGACGCAGAGGTCAGCACCTCCAGTTCAGTCAAGCGGGGGTAACAGTAGGCGCTCTGACGAAGCGTATTGTCGATGAACGCCGGATGACACATCACCTCCAGGGAGGCTTCTTCGCGCGCCGCGGAGGCGTCCAGCACCTCAAGAAACAGGGCTTCGGAAATCTCCTCGCCGTAAAAATCACTACTGAACTCTTGCGAACTGCGCAGCGTCGCGGGCAGTTCGGCGTCCTGCGGCACCAGCCGACGGTCGATGCGCAGCGCCACGCCCCGTTCGGCCGCAAAACGCGCGACGAGAGGGAAAATTTGCGGGAACATATGCACGTGATGATGACTGTCCAGATGCACAGGCTCCCGCCCGAACAGGTCAATGAAACGCTGATACTGACATTCAAGCTCATGGGCGATCTCATCCAGCGGCAGCGTATCCTCTTCCGCCATCTGCCATATCCATTTCCCCAGCCGCCCTTCACGGGCCAGCCCGGGCATTTCGCTCAATGGTTTACCCAGGGTCAGGACAAAGTGCATCCCGACCGCCAGGGTCGGCAGTTCGCGACTCAGCTGCGCCGCGTGTTCAATGGCGTCGCCGTTCACCAGCGCGGTCGTGGAGGTCACCACGCCGTGGCGACAGGCCTCCACAATGCCGTAGTTTTGTCCTTTGCTCAGGCCAAAATCATCCGCATTTACAATCAATACGCGTTCCATAACCAACCTCTTTAGCGCTGTGCGCCTTTCAGTTGTTCAATACACCCGGCGAAGTTTGGCAGCCACGTCTCATGCGCCAGAATCAACTCACGCGCCAGGGTTTCCGCATCGCGATCGGAGTGAACCAGCGGACTGAGGTTCAACGCCAGCAGCACGTCGTTAAATTCGCCGCTCAGCGCCGCCTTGCTGGCCGCCACCTCAAAGCCCTTGATGGTATAGATAAGCCCTAACACTTTCTCATCAAAATGGGTGATGCGCGGATGCGGCTTCGCGCCGTCGCGTCCCAGCGTGCAGGTCATTTCTACCGCCCAGTCCGCCGGGATATTATCCACATGGCCGTGGTGCGGAATATTGACATAGTGCTCGGTCTGCTTGTCGTTGAAAATCGCGTTGATAACTTCGCAGGCGGCATCGGAGTAGTAAGCCCCGCCGCGCTGCTCCAGCTCTTTCGGCTTGACGTTCAGCTCCGGATTCTTATACAGCTCGAAAAGTTGCTTCTCAACTTTCTGCACCACCTGGGCGCGCGCGCCGCCTTTGTAATATTCGCCCATTTCAATCGCCAGCATCT is drawn from Citrobacter rodentium NBRC 105723 = DSM 16636 and contains these coding sequences:
- the chbG gene encoding chitin disaccharide deacetylase, whose protein sequence is MERVLIVNADDFGLSKGQNYGIVEACRHGVVTSTTALVNGDAIEHAAQLSRELPTLAVGMHFVLTLGKPLSEMPGLAREGRLGKWIWQMAEEDTLPLDEIAHELECQYQRFIDLFGREPVHLDSHHHVHMFPQIFPLVARFAAERGVALRIDRRLVPQDAELPATLRSSQEFSSDFYGEEISEALFLEVLDASAAREEASLEVMCHPAFIDNTLRQSAYCYPRLTELEVLTSASLKYAIAERGYRLGSFLNV
- the katE gene encoding catalase HPII, with translation MSHNEKNPHPHQSPVHDTRESQPGLGSLAPEDGSHRPSPEPTPPGAQPTAPGSLKSPDTGNEKLNDLESVRKGSENFALTTNQGVRIADDQNSLRAGSRGPTLLEDFILREKITHFDHERIPERIVHARGSAAHGYFQPYRDLSDITKAAFLCDPDKITPVFVRFSTVQGNAGSADTVRDIRGFATKFYTEEGIFDLVGNNTPIFFIQDAHKFPDFVHAVKPEPHWAIPQGQSAHDTFWDYVSLQPETLHNVMWAMSDRGIPRSYRTMEGFGIHTFRLINAEGKATFVRFHWKPLAGKASLVWDEAQKLTGRDPDFHRRELWEAIEAGDFPEYELGFQLIPEEDEFKFDFDLLDPTKLIPEELVPVQRVGKMVLNRNPDNFFAENEQAAFHPGHIVPGIDFTNDPLLQGRLFSYTDTQISRLGGPNFHEIPINRPTCPYHNFQRDGMHRMDIDTNPANYEPNSINDNWPRETPPAPKRGGFETYQERVDGNKIRERSPSFGEYYAHPRLFWLSQTPVEQLHIVDAFSFELSKVVRTYIRERVVDQLAHIDVNLAQAVGKNLGIELTPEQTQIAPPPDVNGLKKDPSLSLYAIPDGDIKGRVVGILLNGKVKSADLLTILQALKAKGVHAKLLYSRMGEVVADDGSTLTIAATFAGAPSLTVDAVIVPCGDIADIENSGDARYYLLEAYKHLKPIALAGDARRFKAVLNVDSQGEEGIVEADSADSHFMDTLFTLMAGHRVWSRTGKVPLVPA